In Trifolium pratense cultivar HEN17-A07 linkage group LG7, ARS_RC_1.1, whole genome shotgun sequence, a genomic segment contains:
- the LOC123895557 gene encoding regulator of telomere elongation helicase 1 homolog isoform X4, with protein MPTYKIRGIDVDFPYEAYDSQLVYMEKVMQSLQEKCNALLESPTGTGKTLCLLCATLAFRKSFGNFSTGLNITVNDVGKIEITSSNSGAGFPVIVYASRTHSQIRQVIQELKRTSYRPKMTVLGSREQLCIHDKVKLLRGITQSTACRSACRRKDMSKPRCGHFNKVLSYLKRNPTIGEEPVDIEDLVNIGKTSGSCPYYLSKELHQAVDIIFAPYNYLIDRRNIKSLEFSWRDSIIIFDEAHNLESICAEAASFDLPSWLLTACISEAQSCVDFLIETRNKSTSHEQDDFAILKALLLKLEKRIAEVYIESKELGFTKPGPYMFELMADLNITHTTAADLMDKIKDASDLLEEKSTGTICRLETIKDILDIIFRDGGTSHAKYYRVHVKEAEAWSANGSKGSRTLSWWCFNPGIALEVFAKFGVGSIILTSGTLSPLDSFAGELKLDFPIRLENPHVIGPNQIWAGVVPVGPSGRTFNSSYRTRDTMEYKQELGNAIVNLARIVPDGLLVFFPSYYLLEQSIACWKSLSNESSASIWERICKHKKPVIEPRESSLFGSSMKDYLTKLNDSTVSGAVFFAVCRGKVSEGLDFADHAGRAVVVTGLPFATSTDPKVRLKREYLDQQSGEQGESFKVLTGDEWYNQQASRAVNQAVGRVIRHRHDYGAIIFCDERFTQPHRQSQVSKWIQPHIKCYSRFGEVVFTLTRFFRDGRTQGPTKLSLLEAENGGNIGEMSSSEHFMDKYHMEKLLSPLTTPVAPDCTLKASSSVDTKTGYTSFLGGILPANRSSLSADHRMVVGCASSSDKREIVLHKRRTVLSQEHDRFDLADSCQLGEKSRNTLIAYGFTKKRRFIAGEYDLKQHFGNSNEQSSSASQNAQGDIDLQCKDNVTSQSRSSELLKQNLPADSTPSTADGTQGSAFLAQVRDKLSAAEYIDFVGYMKALKTKTLKIGEVLLSISRLFSGPERRPLLERFKDYVPAKYHSLYEQYVDGKD; from the exons ATGCCGACATACAAGATCAGGGGAATCGACGTTGATTTCCCGTATGAAGCCTATGATTCTCAGCTTGTTTACATGGAAAAAGTCATGCAATCGCTTCAGGAG AAATGTAATGCCCTGTTGGAGAGTCCCACGGGAACTGGAAAAACACTATGTCTTCTATGTGCCACCTTAGCCTTTCGGAAAAGTTTCGGTAATTTCTCAACTGGTTTGAACATCACAGTCAACGATGTGGGTAAAATTGAGATTACATCATCAAATTCTGGTGCCGGCTTTCCTGTAATTGTATATGCTTCACGCACCCACAGCCAGATACGTCAAGTAATTCAAGAGTTGAAACGGACATCTTACAG ACCTAAGATGACAGTTCTGGGTTCTCGGGAGCAACTTTGCATTCATGATAAAGTGAAGTTACTTCGTGGAATAACACAATCAACTGCTTGTCGATCTGCCTGTCGAAGGAAAGATATGTCGAAGCCTCGATGTGGCCATTTTAATAAAGTTCTTA GTTATTTGAAGCGCAATCCTACTATTGGAGAAGAGCCTGTCGATATAGAGGATTTGGTCAATATTGGCAAAACATCTGGGTC GTGTCCttattatttatcaaaagaGCTCCACCAGGCTGTTGATATAATATTCGCTCCATACAACTATCTTATTGATCGAAGGAATATAAAATCTCTAGAATTTTCTTGGAGAGATAGTATAATCATATTTGATGAAGCTCACAACCTG GAAAGCATATGTGCTGAAGCAGCCTCCTTTGACCTGCCTTCTTGGCTTCTAACAGCTTGCATTTCAGAGGCTCAAAGTTGTGTTGACTTTTTAATAGAGACAAGAAATAAATCAACGTCACACGAACAAGATGATTTTGCTATCCTTAAAG CACTTCTTCTAAAACTTGAAAAGCGTATTGCTGAGGTTTATATTGAATCTAAGGAGTTGGGGTTCACGAAACCCGGGCCATATATGTTTGAACTTATGGCTGATCTTAATATCACACACACTACTGCTGCTGATCTTATGGATAAAATCAAAGATGCTTCAGATCTCCTCGAGGAGAAATCAACTGGCACAATCTGCAGATTGGAAACTATCAAGGATATTCTGGACATTATTTTCAGGGATGGAGGAACTTCTCATGCTAAATACTATCGT GTTCATGTGAAGGAGGCTGAGGCTTGGTCTGCCAATGGTTCTAAAG GCTCAAGGACACTCAGCTGGTGGTGCTTTAATCCAGGAATAGCTTTGGAAGTATTTGCCAAGTTTGGGGTTGGATCAATTATATTGACATCAGGCACATTATCCCCTTTGGACTCTTTCGCCGGGGAACTGAAATT AGACTTCCCCATTCGGCTGGAAAATCCACATGTAATAGGGCCAAATCAGATATGGGCTGGAGTTGTGCCGGTTGGTCCTTCAGGTCGTACTTTTAACTCCTCTTACCGAACTCGTGATACGATGGAGTACAAGCAGGAGCTTGGAAATGCAATTG TAAATTTGGCTCGAATTGTTCCTGATGGACTTCTTGTATTCTTCCCATCTTATTACCTTTTGGAGCAAAGCATTGCGTGCTGGAAAAGCTTG AGTAATGAAAGTTCAGCATCGATATGGGAAAGAATTtgcaaacacaaaaaaccaGTTATAGAACCTAGGGAATCTTCACTGTTTGGTTCATCAATGAAG GACTACTTAACTAAGCTGAACGACTCCACTGTATCTGGAGCTGTCTTTTTTGCTGTGTGTCGTGGGAAG GTAAGCGAAGGATTAGATTTTGCAGATCATGCAGGTAGAGCTGTAGTAGTTACTGGTTTGCCATTTGCCACAAGCACTGATCCTAAG GTTCGTCTAAAACGCGAATACTTGGATCAACAATCTGGGGAACAAGGAGAGTCATTTAAG GTTTTAACTGGAGATGAGTGGTATAACCAACAAGCCTCCCGAGCTGTGAATCAAGCTGTTGGACGTGTAATTCGCCATCGCCATGACTATGGAGCAATTATTTTCTGTGATGAAAG GTTTACACAACCTCATCGCCAATCCCAAGTCTCAAAATGGATACAGCCTCACATCAAG TGTTACTCAAGATTTGGAGAAGTTGTTTTTACTCTAACTCGTTTTTTTCGAGATGGACGAACTCAAGGTCCTACAAAGCTGTCACTATTAGAAGCTGAAAATGGTG GGAACATAGGAGAAATGTCATCATCAGAGCACTTTATGGACAAATATCACATGGAAAAACTTCTGTCACCTCTG ACTACACCGGTGGCTCCAGATTGCACTTTGAAAGCTTCATCTTCAGTTGATACAAAAACGGGCTACACTTCCTTCTTGGGGGGAATTCTGCCTGCCAATcgctcatctttgtcggctgaCCATAGGATGGTTGTAGGTTGTGCCAGTTCAAGTGATAAACGCGAGATAGTTCTGCATAAAAGGAGGACTGTGCTGTCACAAGAACATGACAGGTTTGATTTGGCTGATAGTTGTCAACTGGGTGAAAAATCAAGGAATACGCTGATAGCATATGGTTTCACCAAGAAGCGTAGATTTATAGCAGGAGAGTATGACCTAAAGCAACATTTTGGAAATTCTAATGAGCAATCATCATCAG CTAGTCAAAATGCTCAAGGTGATATAGATCTGCAATGTAAAGATAATGTGACCTCTCAGAGTAGAAGTTCTGAGCTTCTTAAACAAAATCTTCCTGCTGATTCAACACCTTCTACTGCTGATGGAACCCAAGGATCAGCATTCCTTGCTCAG GTCCGAGATAAACTCAGTGCTGCCGAATATATAGATTTTGTGGGTTATATGAAAGCGCTCAAGACCAAAACACTGAAGATTGGTGAAGTTTTACTAAGCATTTCTAGGCTGTTCTCTGGACCTGAGAGGCGACCTCTCCTCGAAAG GTTCAAGGATTACGTCCCAGCAAAATATCATTCTTTGTATGAGCAATATGTTGATGGAAAGGATTGA
- the LOC123895557 gene encoding regulator of telomere elongation helicase 1 homolog isoform X1: MPTYKIRGIDVDFPYEAYDSQLVYMEKVMQSLQEKCNALLESPTGTGKTLCLLCATLAFRKSFGNFSTGLNITVNDVGKIEITSSNSGAGFPVIVYASRTHSQIRQVIQELKRTSYRPKMTVLGSREQLCIHDKVKLLRGITQSTACRSACRRKDMSKPRCGHFNKVLSYLKRNPTIGEEPVDIEDLVNIGKTSGSCPYYLSKELHQAVDIIFAPYNYLIDRRNIKSLEFSWRDSIIIFDEAHNLESICAEAASFDLPSWLLTACISEAQSCVDFLIETRNKSTSHEQDDFAILKALLLKLEKRIAEVYIESKELGFTKPGPYMFELMADLNITHTTAADLMDKIKDASDLLEEKSTGTICRLETIKDILDIIFRDGGTSHAKYYRVHVKEAEAWSANGSKGSRTLSWWCFNPGIALEVFAKFGVGSIILTSGTLSPLDSFAGELKLDFPIRLENPHVIGPNQIWAGVVPVGPSGRTFNSSYRTRDTMEYKQELGNAIVNLARIVPDGLLVFFPSYYLLEQSIACWKSLVSANEKLNLFALGSFSLVVCCFQSNESSASIWERICKHKKPVIEPRESSLFGSSMKDYLTKLNDSTVSGAVFFAVCRGKVSEGLDFADHAGRAVVVTGLPFATSTDPKVRLKREYLDQQSGEQGESFKVLTGDEWYNQQASRAVNQAVGRVIRHRHDYGAIIFCDERFTQPHRQSQVSKWIQPHIKCYSRFGEVVFTLTRFFRDGRTQGPTKLSLLEAENGGNIGEMSSSEHFMDKYHMEKLLSPLTTPVAPDCTLKASSSVDTKTGYTSFLGGILPANRSSLSADHRMVVGCASSSDKREIVLHKRRTVLSQEHDRFDLADSCQLGEKSRNTLIAYGFTKKRRFIAGEYDLKQHFGNSNEQSSSASQNAQGDIDLQCKDNVTSQSRSSELLKQNLPADSTPSTADGTQGSAFLAQVRDKLSAAEYIDFVGYMKALKTKTLKIGEVLLSISRLFSGPERRPLLERFKDYVPAKYHSLYEQYVDGKD, translated from the exons ATGCCGACATACAAGATCAGGGGAATCGACGTTGATTTCCCGTATGAAGCCTATGATTCTCAGCTTGTTTACATGGAAAAAGTCATGCAATCGCTTCAGGAG AAATGTAATGCCCTGTTGGAGAGTCCCACGGGAACTGGAAAAACACTATGTCTTCTATGTGCCACCTTAGCCTTTCGGAAAAGTTTCGGTAATTTCTCAACTGGTTTGAACATCACAGTCAACGATGTGGGTAAAATTGAGATTACATCATCAAATTCTGGTGCCGGCTTTCCTGTAATTGTATATGCTTCACGCACCCACAGCCAGATACGTCAAGTAATTCAAGAGTTGAAACGGACATCTTACAG ACCTAAGATGACAGTTCTGGGTTCTCGGGAGCAACTTTGCATTCATGATAAAGTGAAGTTACTTCGTGGAATAACACAATCAACTGCTTGTCGATCTGCCTGTCGAAGGAAAGATATGTCGAAGCCTCGATGTGGCCATTTTAATAAAGTTCTTA GTTATTTGAAGCGCAATCCTACTATTGGAGAAGAGCCTGTCGATATAGAGGATTTGGTCAATATTGGCAAAACATCTGGGTC GTGTCCttattatttatcaaaagaGCTCCACCAGGCTGTTGATATAATATTCGCTCCATACAACTATCTTATTGATCGAAGGAATATAAAATCTCTAGAATTTTCTTGGAGAGATAGTATAATCATATTTGATGAAGCTCACAACCTG GAAAGCATATGTGCTGAAGCAGCCTCCTTTGACCTGCCTTCTTGGCTTCTAACAGCTTGCATTTCAGAGGCTCAAAGTTGTGTTGACTTTTTAATAGAGACAAGAAATAAATCAACGTCACACGAACAAGATGATTTTGCTATCCTTAAAG CACTTCTTCTAAAACTTGAAAAGCGTATTGCTGAGGTTTATATTGAATCTAAGGAGTTGGGGTTCACGAAACCCGGGCCATATATGTTTGAACTTATGGCTGATCTTAATATCACACACACTACTGCTGCTGATCTTATGGATAAAATCAAAGATGCTTCAGATCTCCTCGAGGAGAAATCAACTGGCACAATCTGCAGATTGGAAACTATCAAGGATATTCTGGACATTATTTTCAGGGATGGAGGAACTTCTCATGCTAAATACTATCGT GTTCATGTGAAGGAGGCTGAGGCTTGGTCTGCCAATGGTTCTAAAG GCTCAAGGACACTCAGCTGGTGGTGCTTTAATCCAGGAATAGCTTTGGAAGTATTTGCCAAGTTTGGGGTTGGATCAATTATATTGACATCAGGCACATTATCCCCTTTGGACTCTTTCGCCGGGGAACTGAAATT AGACTTCCCCATTCGGCTGGAAAATCCACATGTAATAGGGCCAAATCAGATATGGGCTGGAGTTGTGCCGGTTGGTCCTTCAGGTCGTACTTTTAACTCCTCTTACCGAACTCGTGATACGATGGAGTACAAGCAGGAGCTTGGAAATGCAATTG TAAATTTGGCTCGAATTGTTCCTGATGGACTTCTTGTATTCTTCCCATCTTATTACCTTTTGGAGCAAAGCATTGCGTGCTGGAAAAGCTTGGTAAGCGCTAATGAAAAGTTAAATTTGTTTGCTCTTGGTTCATTTAGCCTTGTGGTTTGTTGTTTTCAGAGTAATGAAAGTTCAGCATCGATATGGGAAAGAATTtgcaaacacaaaaaaccaGTTATAGAACCTAGGGAATCTTCACTGTTTGGTTCATCAATGAAG GACTACTTAACTAAGCTGAACGACTCCACTGTATCTGGAGCTGTCTTTTTTGCTGTGTGTCGTGGGAAG GTAAGCGAAGGATTAGATTTTGCAGATCATGCAGGTAGAGCTGTAGTAGTTACTGGTTTGCCATTTGCCACAAGCACTGATCCTAAG GTTCGTCTAAAACGCGAATACTTGGATCAACAATCTGGGGAACAAGGAGAGTCATTTAAG GTTTTAACTGGAGATGAGTGGTATAACCAACAAGCCTCCCGAGCTGTGAATCAAGCTGTTGGACGTGTAATTCGCCATCGCCATGACTATGGAGCAATTATTTTCTGTGATGAAAG GTTTACACAACCTCATCGCCAATCCCAAGTCTCAAAATGGATACAGCCTCACATCAAG TGTTACTCAAGATTTGGAGAAGTTGTTTTTACTCTAACTCGTTTTTTTCGAGATGGACGAACTCAAGGTCCTACAAAGCTGTCACTATTAGAAGCTGAAAATGGTG GGAACATAGGAGAAATGTCATCATCAGAGCACTTTATGGACAAATATCACATGGAAAAACTTCTGTCACCTCTG ACTACACCGGTGGCTCCAGATTGCACTTTGAAAGCTTCATCTTCAGTTGATACAAAAACGGGCTACACTTCCTTCTTGGGGGGAATTCTGCCTGCCAATcgctcatctttgtcggctgaCCATAGGATGGTTGTAGGTTGTGCCAGTTCAAGTGATAAACGCGAGATAGTTCTGCATAAAAGGAGGACTGTGCTGTCACAAGAACATGACAGGTTTGATTTGGCTGATAGTTGTCAACTGGGTGAAAAATCAAGGAATACGCTGATAGCATATGGTTTCACCAAGAAGCGTAGATTTATAGCAGGAGAGTATGACCTAAAGCAACATTTTGGAAATTCTAATGAGCAATCATCATCAG CTAGTCAAAATGCTCAAGGTGATATAGATCTGCAATGTAAAGATAATGTGACCTCTCAGAGTAGAAGTTCTGAGCTTCTTAAACAAAATCTTCCTGCTGATTCAACACCTTCTACTGCTGATGGAACCCAAGGATCAGCATTCCTTGCTCAG GTCCGAGATAAACTCAGTGCTGCCGAATATATAGATTTTGTGGGTTATATGAAAGCGCTCAAGACCAAAACACTGAAGATTGGTGAAGTTTTACTAAGCATTTCTAGGCTGTTCTCTGGACCTGAGAGGCGACCTCTCCTCGAAAG GTTCAAGGATTACGTCCCAGCAAAATATCATTCTTTGTATGAGCAATATGTTGATGGAAAGGATTGA